The segment GCGCAGAAAATCGTACACTTCAAGGTCGAGGATGTCGGTGTCCTGGCTGGCTCTTCGGAGAAAGTCGTGCACCTGGGCTGTCAGGCTTTCATGTTCGGCTATGTGGGGCTTGAGCAGATCTCCTGGATAGCCGTGCTCCACGAGCAAAGCCTCCTCATGGGCGAAGTGCTGTTCCGCATAGCGGGTCAGCTCGGCGAGTATGCCGAGGACAGCCGCGCTGGCGTCGTCTTTGACGATGGACAGAAACAGCCGGTTGGTTATGGCCACCAACTCCTTGTGCTGCGCGTCAATGGACGGCACGCCCACCGAGTCCTCTTCGTTCCAGAGAATCTGATTCGTCCCCATGTCCCCCCTCCCTTGTTCCCGCAAGGCCGATCCGCTTCCGACCCTTCCCCCCCCAATTCCACCATATCCCGAACGGTGCGGGCAGAGCAACCCGGGCGCATGTCCTATTCCGGCCCGATCAGTATAAAAGACGGAGATCATGGGCATCAAAGTTCAAGGCCTGTCCACGCAAAAGAAAAACGGGCTACAGCATAAACTGTAACCCGTTGTATTTACTTGGCGTCCCCAAGGGGGTTTGAACCCCTGTTGCCGGCGTGAGAGGGTATACTGAAAACCACGGAAGGCCGCTTACCCACGTGATTTCAGCAGTTTGCAAACGCCACCAA is part of the Pseudodesulfovibrio alkaliphilus genome and harbors:
- a CDS encoding bacteriohemerythrin, yielding MGTNQILWNEEDSVGVPSIDAQHKELVAITNRLFLSIVKDDASAAVLGILAELTRYAEQHFAHEEALLVEHGYPGDLLKPHIAEHESLTAQVHDFLRRASQDTDILDLEVYDFLRDWMTKHLQRTDRTYAEFLCARGAR